The DNA segment ATGGTGGACGGTGATCACATCGCGGTGGAGCGGTTTGCCTTCGACAGAGCCGGGATCGTACCAAGCATCGTAGAAGACGGCGGCGCCCGCCTCGTCCTGGCCGCCGTTGTCTTTGGTTCGACCGAACAGGCAGTAGAATTGCTCATCGTTAATTAGGCCTTGGGCTTTTAGCGTCTCGGCGGCTCGTCGGCACATGCCTTTGATCGCCGAACCGGGGATGACCGGCACGCCATAGGTGTGGTGGAGCGTGAGGCCGATCTCCAAGGGGCTTTCGTTGCCGAGGCCGATGGCAAGGGAGGAGGCGAGGGTGAGTTTGAGCGGGTGTGGATGCAAGGCTTGCCATCGTTGGAACGCTCGCTTATAGGCGTCGGATGCGGCAATGTTGACGGCGGCATTGAGGTGCGTTTCCTCCGGGACTTCGCTCTTGTTGCGCTCTTCGGTATCTTTGGTTTTGTGTTCGGATAGATACCGGGTCAGCCAGAGTCCGGCGTGGTGTGAATTCTTTAGTTCCATTAGCGCGCTACGTCTCGCCTGCGTCACTTTGTGCCTCCTGCGCGTTCTTGACCTTGAGAATGGAAACGGCGAATCGTTTGAAGTAGATCCAGACGGAGAGAATTCGGCGGGTGTAGTGAAGGTAGTCGAGCGCAGAGCCTCCGCGCACGGTCGCCATAAGCGATCCGCGATCTTCCTTACTCATTATCTTTGCGATGTGGTCCAAGAGGAGTCTGTGGGCGTCGGCGCGCTCGTCCTCGCTCTTTTCTGTTGTCGCCTTGTCTTCCAAGAATGCCAACGCCTGGCAGAGACCGCAAGTACGAACGAGAACCGGGAAGCTGTGGCAGAGCCCGCCGTAGATTTTGCGCGGTTTGTCATCTTGGTTTGGATACTTCTCGGCAACCTGCTGAACCAGTTTTAGCGCGAGTTCCATATCTTGCTGGGCGCGGGTCTTCATTTAATCACCACCCGGCAGAGGCCGCGCCCGACCGTGGCATTGCCGCCGATTTGGATGGGTTTGTTGACTTGGAGCTGATGCAGGCCATGCTGATCGCTAGGTTGTCCTTGGACTAGCAAGCCATAGAAGATCGTTTCGGCCGGTACGGCCTCCTCGTACCAAAGTTGGCCCTTTTTTACCGTCTTGGTGTCTGTTTCGAGCGATACTCTTGCAGAGATTTCCGTCGCCGTCTCGCTGAGGAAGTCGAACGTCGCGTTTGAGACGATGGCGAATCGACTGATGAAGTCGGCCTCCTCAATCTCTTTGTCAAACACGGCGTTCCCAATTGCTTTTGCTACCGCGTCTGAGCCTGTACCGAACGGAATCAGGTCGAGGTCTTCGAGATAGACTTTGTTGTCGGTGTGTTTGAGCACGGAGTTGGCAGTGAGAGCCGCGCGCATTTGGTCGTTGCCGTCTTGAACGTTCGGCCAGTCGCTAAACGGCGCGGTTGCGCCCAAGGCGTCTAAGTCGCGCTTCATCCGCGTCAAGATCAAAGGGCAAGTTACATAGGCGAATGTGCCGTAGAAGCTTCGGACCGGCAGGCACAGGATTCGAAGATCGGTAAAGGTGATGGCGCCGCCTTGGCCTTGGTCTTTGTCGTCGCCTTCTCTAGGCGCCCTTCCAAACGCCCAATCGCACCAAGATTCTCCGTTGAAATGGTCGCGCAGGACTCCTTTGAAACTGGATGCCGGAATGATGGGGAAGCCCGTCGCTTTTTCTCGGGCGATGGGCAGGTCGATAACGGCGACGGCTTGGCCCGTGCCCGAATGCACCGGCGTCAAAGCATGGCAGTAGACAATCTTTGCATTAATCATTGCTATCTCCTTCCGCGTAGTTCCATACTCCCCACAAGGCTAATCCGTAGCCGTCGCGCTTGTCCTGGTCATCGTCGCTTACGGGCTTGAGCCAGAGCTTCTTGGCAAGTTCGAGCGCGCTTCCGTTTTCGATTTTGAGAAAGTAGACGGAGCCGGCCGGCGCCATCCATTTGACTTTTTTGGGGCCAAACTCTTTTTGGACCAAGTTCCAACCTGTGGCCGAGTGGCGGCGGGGCACGGCGGCAGAGACGATTTTGACTGGGATTCCTTCGATCCCTGTCTTTACCCACTCTGGCAGCCAGCCGTGCTGAAAGACTGCCGGCGTCGCCAGTATTAGTCTTAGGTTCTGGGTATTGCACAGAGCCTCCTCCAATTCTTGTGGAAACGCGGGCCACTCTGCGTTCTCTTGGATGGTCGCAAGCCTTCTTTCGCCGCCTAGGTTGCCGCCGCCTTTCAGAGCTTGGTCTGTTGCGACCTTGGCGACAAGGGTCCAATCCTCGTGCCCGTTTCCGTTCCAATCGTACGATTCGAACGCGCGGCGCTCGACCGTAAAGAACGCGCCCTCCTTGGCGACGCCATTTTCGATCGCGATGCGGACGCGCTCTTCGGTTGGGAGGCCGACTATCTTTTCTGGAACAAGGAAGTTTGCTCCATGCGAATGACAGAGCCATTGGAGCATATCGCTGTGCGACCAGAAGTTGTAGTCGGTCTGGGGCTTTTCGTTGTCGGTTACTTCCAGCGGCAGAAGGCCGTTGGGCAGGTTCATGCCTTCGCCTGGCGCCAGTTCCTTTGGGCGCAGGCACATGACTTTTGGTTCTTGCTCGCCATCCTTTTTGAAGATAACGGCATCGGCCGGGGCCTTAAAGGCGAACTGACCGTTTCGCTTCAGTATCGGTCCGTGGACGGCTACTTGGAGCGCCTTTTCTTTGCCGTCTGCCGCCCAATCCCATCCTGCTTGGTTGCCGACTTGAGTTCGGACGAAACCGGCCAATGTGCCTGGGTTGGGCACAGGCAGGCTCCGGGCGGCCAGGGCGCCGTGCTCGTTTCCAAACGGCCGTCCGTCGCCAAAGAGCAGGGGATCGACGGCTCTTGTCTCAACTGTCTTCATTTGACCTTCCATTGGTAGTACTCAGCCAGGAATCGCGCAATGATGAGGAGTTTTGAGAATGTTTCAAGCGTTTCGGCATCATTGAACCACTTGTCCTCTAGGAGCGTCGACTGGCCGCCTTCTTTTCGTTCGATGATGCGCTTGCCTTCTTCGAGCAGGACAGTTTTGTTGGAGCCAAGAGCGGTGTCTTTGGCTTCTCGGGTCAGATTGCGGAGCTCGTAGGGAAAGCCTCTGGCGAGTTCTTTTTTGCTCGGGTCGAAGGCTTGGATCCATTTGGTCCAGGCTGACAGATCGTCCCATTTGGTGGCGACGGTATGGGCCTCGCCGCCGCGGGTGTGCAGGGCGAT comes from the Armatimonadota bacterium genome and includes:
- the cmr6 gene encoding type III-B CRISPR module RAMP protein Cmr6, translating into MELKNSHHAGLWLTRYLSEHKTKDTEERNKSEVPEETHLNAAVNIAASDAYKRAFQRWQALHPHPLKLTLASSLAIGLGNESPLEIGLTLHHTYGVPVIPGSAIKGMCRRAAETLKAQGLINDEQFYCLFGRTKDNGGQDEAGAAVFYDAWYDPGSVEGKPLHRDVITVHHQKYYDSKGNTPPTDFDDPIPVPFIVVKKSARFLFALDALDDGWRTFANELLKWSLINLGVGGKTNAGYGYFEDSSSPSASQHTISSQTETWEGVTLTLNPGSGTMKATHEGRTAEAHGSHAQDLQQALSDERQEQFRQTKKLTADIEVEITGNQRRIIAIRPQ
- the cmr5 gene encoding type III-B CRISPR module-associated protein Cmr5; this translates as MKTRAQQDMELALKLVQQVAEKYPNQDDKPRKIYGGLCHSFPVLVRTCGLCQALAFLEDKATTEKSEDERADAHRLLLDHIAKIMSKEDRGSLMATVRGGSALDYLHYTRRILSVWIYFKRFAVSILKVKNAQEAQSDAGET
- the cmr4 gene encoding type III-B CRISPR module RAMP protein Cmr4; the encoded protein is MINAKIVYCHALTPVHSGTGQAVAVIDLPIAREKATGFPIIPASSFKGVLRDHFNGESWCDWAFGRAPREGDDKDQGQGGAITFTDLRILCLPVRSFYGTFAYVTCPLILTRMKRDLDALGATAPFSDWPNVQDGNDQMRAALTANSVLKHTDNKVYLEDLDLIPFGTGSDAVAKAIGNAVFDKEIEEADFISRFAIVSNATFDFLSETATEISARVSLETDTKTVKKGQLWYEEAVPAETIFYGLLVQGQPSDQHGLHQLQVNKPIQIGGNATVGRGLCRVVIK
- the cmr3 gene encoding type III-B CRISPR module-associated protein Cmr3 encodes the protein MKTVETRAVDPLLFGDGRPFGNEHGALAARSLPVPNPGTLAGFVRTQVGNQAGWDWAADGKEKALQVAVHGPILKRNGQFAFKAPADAVIFKKDGEQEPKVMCLRPKELAPGEGMNLPNGLLPLEVTDNEKPQTDYNFWSHSDMLQWLCHSHGANFLVPEKIVGLPTEERVRIAIENGVAKEGAFFTVERRAFESYDWNGNGHEDWTLVAKVATDQALKGGGNLGGERRLATIQENAEWPAFPQELEEALCNTQNLRLILATPAVFQHGWLPEWVKTGIEGIPVKIVSAAVPRRHSATGWNLVQKEFGPKKVKWMAPAGSVYFLKIENGSALELAKKLWLKPVSDDDQDKRDGYGLALWGVWNYAEGDSND